A region from the Alosa alosa isolate M-15738 ecotype Scorff River chromosome 7, AALO_Geno_1.1, whole genome shotgun sequence genome encodes:
- the LOC125298568 gene encoding TBC1 domain family member 24-like codes for MISVSSRSDFASLAPDTSSLLSCRRRSHSLQEEEEPKHDSQQTRPVTRVGRPRSRSFYSFETSEDNKEENITWCNALSPKTRSLLQNDVGKNADSTTKPARKRSKANPNKDLNGSRGNLKSVPMMTITEPDNWEISAGSGMKYGQYVEWEKIDPEAAVRYGQMLASSHHELKSMGRTGFWALPHTLRAKAYYHIISSIASESTNQDLDVYHRLTEQLFEDQGISTHPYPVFMEDGEIPRYCLNKAGLNSVKKILVCISKHCPEVTFCPILPALVSLLLHFSEDEAQCFHSICCLVNYTCPTKRYIDQTFHTSRASCMTFGDLANRYCRGIRKLIASSHQNLFEFYSDWIMWIFADLPFTYAIRVLDVYLLEGYKVLYRVALALLSLYKVSVASRVAHVDDFRRDMKSFVQNVARHITIENLLKKAFGILLPPRNKLHYLFHANKDALIHRGIHQRHCYQCLDLGKFTSSVVTETEMRVVWAWIPERFALFNPTRLFSIKEHGRSLSTLYSQVEDHKPTVLLLRTADEEVCGAFLAAQWVGQKNHSGEELSFYGTGECFVFTLRPGMERYQRDLTLISGTLNNAESPKKQQDAPSATCPLGYLQNHQSIRRHPGGCKFNSMILAGDEKKFIIGGNGGSALCLQADLTEAYTERCDTFESPPLCRGHFKIQSLEVWGIQSP; via the exons GTGTCTTCTCGGTCAGATTTTGCCAGTTTGGCTCCGGACACATCATCCCTGCTGAGCTGCAGAAGGCGATCTCACTCTcttcaagaagaagaagagcccAAGCATGACTCCCAGCAGACTCGTCCTGTCACCAGGGTTGGCAGACCTCGCTCAAGATCCTTCTACAGTTTTGAGACATCTGAGGACAACAAAGAGGAAAATATTACCTGGTGCAATGCTTTGAGTCCAAAGACAAGGTCTTTATTACAAAACGATGTGGGAAAAAATGCGGATAGTACAACCAAACCTGCCCGTAAAAGGTCAAAGGCCAACCCAAACAAAGATCTAAATG GGAGCAGAGGCAATTTGAAGAGTGTGCCAATGATGACCATCACAGAGCCAGACAACTGGGAGATTAGTGCAGGTTCAGGTATGAAGTACGGTCAGTATGTGGAATGGGAGAAAATTGATCCCGAAGCTGCTGTACGTTATGGGCAGATGCTCGCCAGCAGCCATCACGAGCTCAAGTCCATGGGTCGCACTGGCTTCTGGGCTCTGCCCCACACCCTGAGGGCTAAAGCTTACTACCACATCATTAGCAGCATTGCTAGTGAGAGCACTAACCAAGACTTAGACGTCTACCATCGTTTAACCGAGCAACTGTTTGAGGACCAAGGAATCAGCACACACCCGTATCCAGTGTTCATGGAGGACGGTGAAATCCCCAGGTATTGCCTCAACAAGGCTGGCTTGAACTCGGTCAAAAAGATTCTGGTGTGCATCAGCAAGCACTGTCCTGAGGTGACGTTCTGCCCCATCCTCCCGGCGCtggtctctctcctgctccactTCAGCGAGGACGAGGCTCAGTGTTTCCACAGCATCTGCTGCCTGGTGAACTACACCTGCCCCACCAAGCGCTACATCGACCAGACCTTCCACACGTCCAGGGCCTCCTGCATGACCTTCGGCGACCTGGCCAACAGGTACTGCCGCGGAATCCGCAAGCTCATCGCCAGCTCCCACCAAAACCTCTTTGAGTTCTACTCGGACTGGATTATGTGGATCTTTGCCGACCTGCCCTTCACGTACGCCATCCGGGTGCTGGACGTGTACCTGCTGGAGGGGTACAAGGTGCTGTACCGGGTGGCGCTGGCTCTACTGAGCCTGTACAAGGTGTCTGTGGCCTCGCGAGTGGCCCATGTGGATGATTTTCGGAGGGACATGAAAAGCTTTGTGCAGAACGTGGCCAGACATATTACTATTGAGAACCTGCTGAAGAAGGCGTTTGGAATTCTGCTCCCTCCCCGTAACAAGCTCCACTACCTCTTTCATGCAAACAAGGATGCTCTGATCCATAGAGGCATCCATCAGAG GCATTGCTATCAGTGCCTGGACCTGGGGAAGTTCACCTCCAGTGTGGTGACAGAGACGGAGATGAGGGTCGTCTGGGCTTGGATACCTGAACGTTTCGCCCTCTTCAATCCCACCAGGCTGTTCAGCATTAAGGAGCATGGCAGGAGCCTGTCCAC GTTGTATTCCCAGGTTGAGGACCACAAGCCAACTGTTTTACTTCTCAGAACTGCAGATGAGGAG GTCTGTGGTGCATTCTTAGCAGCTCAATGGGTAGGACAGAAAAACCATAGTGGGGAGGAACTCTCATTCTATGGAACTGGAGAATGCTTCGTTTTCACA CTGAGACCAGGCATGGAACGCTACCAGCGTGATCTGACCCTTATCTCAGGGACACTGAACAACGCTGAGTCCCCCAAGAAGCAACAAGATGCCCCATCTGCAACATGTCCTTTGGGGTACCTGCAAAATCACCAGAGTATAAGAAGACACCCTGGTGGATGCAAGTTCAATTCAATGATCTTGGCAGGGGATGAAAAGAAGTTCATCATTG GTGGCAATGGGGGATCAGCACTCTGTCTGCAAGCTGACCTAACAGAGGCCTACACCGAGCGCTGTGACACGTTCGAGAGTCCTCCACTCTGCAGGGGCCATTTCAAGATCCAGTCCCTTGAGGTGTGGGGTATCCAGAGCCCCTAG
- the cfap52 gene encoding cilia- and flagella-associated protein 52 isoform X2 has translation MGNEQEVSRLELEAVIGFNGHVYSGLRVHPDREHLIYPLGCTVILKSLKNNKQTFLHGHTNNVSCVSISKSGNFIASGQVTFMGFKADAIIWDFAKKEMHARLHLHKAKVEALAFSPNDKYLVTLGGQDDGSVVVWNIETGEAICGSPASAHSAGHCLTVRYSNLNDNVFVSAGNGTIRVWELDLPNRKIRPTECQTRQLKRIVKCIEIPEDDSYFYCGTTSGDILKVNFSTRLLNGCGPVKHKFSQGVNAMKMLRTGDLLVGSGDGMLTMCSGTNFKIIKSVQLEGSVTSVALRGEGHQFFVGTEAAQIYRFGYTDFKPELFSTNHNSAVKGVAFPFGSSELFATCSADDIRVWHADTSREVLRISVPNMSCNALDFMRDGRSIVSAWNDGKIRIFTPETGRLMLVVHNAHSMGVMAIACTRDCQRIVSGGGEGQIRVWEILKGSYRLVETMKEHKASVNCIKIKSNDKECVSASSDGACIIWDLVRYVRNQMVLANSLFRSVCYHPEEYQIITSGTDRKITI, from the exons ATGGGGAACGAGCAAGAGGTTTCTCGACTTGAGCTTGAGGCGGTCATAGGCTTCAATG GACATGTATACTCCGGACTAAGGGTGCATCCCGATAGAGAACATTTGATCTATCCTCTGGGGTGTACTGTAATTCTAAAAAGTCTCAAAAACAACAAGCAAACGTTTCTTCACGGACACACCAACAATGTATCCTGTGTCAGTATATCCAAAAGTGGAAATTTCATCGCATCTGGTCAAGTCACCTTCATGGGCTTTAAG GCTGATGCCATCATCTGGGATTTTGCCAAAAAAGAGATGCATGCACGTCTTCATCTCCACAAAGCCAAAGTGGAGGCTCTTGCGTTCTCCCCAAATGACAAATATCTTGTGACTCTTGGTGGACAAGATGATGGAAG TGTTGTTGTTTGGAACATTGAGACGGGTGAGGCCATCTGTGGAAGCCCAGCCTCAGCCCACAGCGCGGGTCACTGCCTGACCGTCCGGTACTCCAACCTGAACGACAACGTGTTTGTCTCAGCGGGAAA TGGCACCATCCGCGTGTGGGAGCTCGACCTCCCGAACAGAAAGATCCGCCCCACTGAATGCCAAACCCGCCAGCTGAAGCGGATTGTCAAATGCATCGAG ATCCCTGAGGATGACAGCTACTTCTACTGTGGAACAACCAGTGGAGACATTCTCAAAGTCAACTTCAGCACGCGGCTCCTGAATGGCTGCGGACCCGTCAAGCACAAATTCAGTCAG GGTGTGAATGCTATGAAGATGCTGAGGACAGGAGACCTGCTGGTAGGCTCAGGGGATGGTATGCTCACTATGTGCTCTGGGACCAACTTCAAAATAATAAA GAGCGTGCAGCTGGAGGGAAGCGTGACCTCTGTTGCCCTGCGTGGAGAGGGGCATCAGTTCTTCGTTGGCACCGAGGCTGCGCAGATCTACCGCTTTGGCTACACGGACTTCAAACCCGAGCTCTTCTCCACCAATCACAACAGCGCAGTGAAGGGTGTGGCATTCCCTTT CGGGTCGTCCGAGCTCTTTGCCACCTGCTCAGCGGATGACATTAGGGTCTGGCATGCCGACACGTCCAGAGAGGTGCTCCGGATCTCTGTTCCCAACATGAGTTGCAATGCACTGGACTTCATGCGGGATGGCAGAAGCATTGTCAGTG CCTGGAATGATGGGAAGATCCGCATCTTCACCCCTGAGACTGGTCGTCTGATGCTGGTCGTCCACAACGCCCACAGTATGGGTGTGATGGCTATCGCCTGCACCAGAGACTGCCAGAGGATCGTcagtgggggaggagagggacag ATCCGTGTGTGGGAGATTCTCAAGGGATCCTACAGGCTGGTTGAGACGATGAAGGAGCACAAGGCATCAGTGAACTGCATCAAAATCAAGAGCAATGATAAGGAGTGTGTCAGTGCCAGCTCAGATGGAGCCTGTATCATATGGGACCTTGT GCGTTACGTGAGGAATCAGATGGTCCTGGCCAACAGCCTCTTCAGAAGCGTCTGCTACCACCCCGAGGAGTATCAGATTATCACCAGTGGCACGGACCGAAAG ATTACCATTTGA
- the LOC125297971 gene encoding uncharacterized protein LOC125297971 isoform X2, with protein sequence MNFQYNFSNNTQDDFHQDQGVQHILSNQAGVTYFHAPTTRFGVINQPVIWPEYHSYQPQQNHGLLGNSTALPQFLPVTEIPVLHPIPPPWEGYHGMTLQDGVAFDPRLQGPVMFVDPRGQQHGTSVNFHPQLQAPLVAVGGVGPEYGVPVPYAPHVQTPIMYVDANGQQHGTTVPFDSQLQAPFMLVDRGGLPHGTSMLSDEYLQAPLMPMDATDLQHRTAMLFNLVPAPIEPVELIDNPQLPSIEQLAAGPSSTGLMTPALMVKIPAPKKTTEVAMCAPSGVTTESLNPQATTSTVVAEAMQVQAGQSKAKIKPQQPGTSSSRESLVVKLKSQDDTKKQQLHGVMMDADKNVFKQALKADHVETGKAEANLPKTPKSSHPENADRHKDKNRKHKHDKGGKERKEKRHKNATSPTEKTNKSGDGEKEGPDTNKKIDSSKMPEDKSKAKHKDQSKSKKAKETPINMQPRSKLGERIMHSVQVFYKLGDKIEKVKPPKPKPEAAKKSQSERPSSSGGQRGQPKIPYPVQSYRIPKVQSPSNAPERPGPSNVPDWASVRSHADQSRRPEHSQSRPSAPEIRVQRLPAPARQRHRYEVPHFFKNHAYGSVGDYGDGERIVYLKPEYRGMFPITLVNLPPLPPGAPRRFHCREYSVTITAERRAEKEAMKREAKRERDEAAKITRSNMDCSVLADRKHLPHEPWPRKDNWWETGLDEVWKFDECLLGPRDDLMFD encoded by the exons ATGAATTTTCAATATAATTTCTCCAACAATACCCAAGATGACTTTCACCAAGATCAAG GTGTACAGCACATCCTTAGCAACCAGGCAGGAGTTACCTATTTCCATG CCCCTACCACTAGATTTGGAGTCATCAATCAGCCAGTGATTTGGCCTGAGTACCATAGTTATCAGCCCCAGCAAAACCATGGGCTGCTCGGCAACTCCACTGCTCTACCGCAGTTCCTGCCTGTCACCGAAATCCCAGTCCTCCACCCTATCCCTCCTCCATGGGAGGGATACCATGGGATGACCCTCCAGGATGGAGTAGCCTTTGATCCCCGGCTACAAGGCCCTGTGATGTTTGTGGATCCTAGGGGCCAACAGCATGGCACCTCTGTGAACTTCCATCCACAGCTGCAAGCGCCCCTTGTGGCTGTGGGTGGTGTAGGCCCAGAGTATGGTGTCCCTGTTCCCTATGCTCCACACGTGCAGACCCCCATCATGTATGTAGATGCCAATGGGCAGCAGCATGGCACTACTGTGCCTTTCGACTCACAGCTGCAGGCCCCCTTCATGTTGGTGGACAGAGGAGGTCTACCTCATGGCACCTCTATGCTCTCTGATGAATATCTACAAGCACCCTTGATGCCGATGGATGCCACAGACCTACAGCATAGGACCGCTATGCTCTTCAATCTAGTACCAGCACCAATTGAACCAGTTGAGCTCATCGACAACCCACAGTTGCCATCGATTGAGCAGCTGGCTGCTGGACCAAGCAGCACTGGCCTGATGACACCAGCCCTGATGGTAAAGATTCCAGCCCCGAAGAAGACCACTGAAGTGGCAATGTGTGCCCCAAGTGGTGTGACTACTGAGTCGTTGAATCCACAGGCAACCACGTCCACAGTGGTTGCAGAGGCCATGCAGGTGCAAGCTGGCCAGTCAAAGGCCAAGATTAAGCCCCAGCAACCAGGTACCAGCAGTTCAAGGGAGAGCCTGGTGGTCAAGCTCAAAAGCCAGGATGACACCAAGAAACAGCAGCTGCATGGTGTCATGATGGATGCTGACAAAAATGTTTTCAAACAGGCACTGAAGGCTGATCATGTCGAGACGGGCAAGGCAGAAGCCAACCTGCCCAAGACACCTAAGAGCAGCCACCCTGAGAATGCTGACAGGCACAAAGACAAGAACAGAAAGCACAAGCATGACAAGggtggaaaagagaggaaggaaaaacGGCACAAGAACGCAACAAGCCCGACCGAGAAAACAAACAAGTCTggtgatggagagaaggaggggccAGACACCAACAAGAAAATAGACAGTTCAAAGATGCCTGAAGATAAGTCAAAGGCTAAGCACAAGGACCAGTCCAAGAGCAAGAAGGCCAAAGAAACACCCATCAACATGCAACCCAGAAGCAAACTTGGAGAACGCATCATGCACTCTGTGCAAGTCTTCTATAAGCTTGGAGACAAGATTGAGAAAGTCAAGCCCCCGAAACCAAAACCAGAGGCTGCCAAGAAGTCTCAGTCTGAGCGTCCCAGCTCATCTGGCGGTCAAAGGGGGCAGCCAAAGATCCCCTACCCAGTGCAGTCTTACAGGATCCCTAAGGTGCAGAGCCCAAGCAACGCGCCGGAGCGGCCAGGACCAAGCAACGTGCCAGACTGGGCATCTGTGCGCTCTCATGCTGACCAGTCACGCCGCCCAGAGCACAGTCAAAGCAGGCCTTCCGCACCCGAGATAAGGGTCCAGAGGCTGCCAGCACCTGCCCGCCAAAGACATCGCTACGAGGTGCCGCACTTCTTCAAGAACCATGCCTATGGCAGTGTGGGCGACTACGGGGACGGAGAGAGGATCGTCTACCTGAAGCCTGAGTACCGTGGCATGTTCCCCATCACCCTCGTCAACTTGCCGCCACTGCCCCCCGGGGCGCCCCGGCGCTTCCACTGCCGGGAGTACTCCGTCACCATCACCGCCGAGCGCCGTGCCGAGAAAGAGGCCATGAAGCGCGAGGCCAAGCGGGAGAGGGATGAGGCCGCCAAGATCACACGCAGCAACATGGACTGCAGTGTGCTGGCCGACCGCAAGCATCTGCCGCATGAGCCGTGGCCGAGGAAGGACAACTGGTGGGAGACCGGACTGGACGAAGTGTGGAAGTTCGATGAGTGTTTGCTGGGCCCCAGGGATGACTTGATGTTCGACTGA
- the cfap52 gene encoding cilia- and flagella-associated protein 52 isoform X1, translating into MGNEQEVSRLELEAVIGFNGHVYSGLRVHPDREHLIYPLGCTVILKSLKNNKQTFLHGHTNNVSCVSISKSGNFIASGQVTFMGFKADAIIWDFAKKEMHARLHLHKAKVEALAFSPNDKYLVTLGGQDDGSVVVWNIETGEAICGSPASAHSAGHCLTVRYSNLNDNVFVSAGNGTIRVWELDLPNRKIRPTECQTRQLKRIVKCIEIPEDDSYFYCGTTSGDILKVNFSTRLLNGCGPVKHKFSQGVNAMKMLRTGDLLVGSGDGMLTMCSGTNFKIIKSVQLEGSVTSVALRGEGHQFFVGTEAAQIYRFGYTDFKPELFSTNHNSAVKGVAFPFGSSELFATCSADDIRVWHADTSREVLRISVPNMSCNALDFMRDGRSIVSAWNDGKIRIFTPETGRLMLVVHNAHSMGVMAIACTRDCQRIVSGGGEGQIRVWEILKGSYRLVETMKEHKASVNCIKIKSNDKECVSASSDGACIIWDLVRYVRNQMVLANSLFRSVCYHPEEYQIITSGTDRKIGYWEVYDGSAIRELEGSLSGAINGMHITQGGDHFVTGGDEKLVKVWHYSDGVVTHVGIGHSGNITSVQICPNNKHVISTSADGAVLRWRFPHPST; encoded by the exons ATGGGGAACGAGCAAGAGGTTTCTCGACTTGAGCTTGAGGCGGTCATAGGCTTCAATG GACATGTATACTCCGGACTAAGGGTGCATCCCGATAGAGAACATTTGATCTATCCTCTGGGGTGTACTGTAATTCTAAAAAGTCTCAAAAACAACAAGCAAACGTTTCTTCACGGACACACCAACAATGTATCCTGTGTCAGTATATCCAAAAGTGGAAATTTCATCGCATCTGGTCAAGTCACCTTCATGGGCTTTAAG GCTGATGCCATCATCTGGGATTTTGCCAAAAAAGAGATGCATGCACGTCTTCATCTCCACAAAGCCAAAGTGGAGGCTCTTGCGTTCTCCCCAAATGACAAATATCTTGTGACTCTTGGTGGACAAGATGATGGAAG TGTTGTTGTTTGGAACATTGAGACGGGTGAGGCCATCTGTGGAAGCCCAGCCTCAGCCCACAGCGCGGGTCACTGCCTGACCGTCCGGTACTCCAACCTGAACGACAACGTGTTTGTCTCAGCGGGAAA TGGCACCATCCGCGTGTGGGAGCTCGACCTCCCGAACAGAAAGATCCGCCCCACTGAATGCCAAACCCGCCAGCTGAAGCGGATTGTCAAATGCATCGAG ATCCCTGAGGATGACAGCTACTTCTACTGTGGAACAACCAGTGGAGACATTCTCAAAGTCAACTTCAGCACGCGGCTCCTGAATGGCTGCGGACCCGTCAAGCACAAATTCAGTCAG GGTGTGAATGCTATGAAGATGCTGAGGACAGGAGACCTGCTGGTAGGCTCAGGGGATGGTATGCTCACTATGTGCTCTGGGACCAACTTCAAAATAATAAA GAGCGTGCAGCTGGAGGGAAGCGTGACCTCTGTTGCCCTGCGTGGAGAGGGGCATCAGTTCTTCGTTGGCACCGAGGCTGCGCAGATCTACCGCTTTGGCTACACGGACTTCAAACCCGAGCTCTTCTCCACCAATCACAACAGCGCAGTGAAGGGTGTGGCATTCCCTTT CGGGTCGTCCGAGCTCTTTGCCACCTGCTCAGCGGATGACATTAGGGTCTGGCATGCCGACACGTCCAGAGAGGTGCTCCGGATCTCTGTTCCCAACATGAGTTGCAATGCACTGGACTTCATGCGGGATGGCAGAAGCATTGTCAGTG CCTGGAATGATGGGAAGATCCGCATCTTCACCCCTGAGACTGGTCGTCTGATGCTGGTCGTCCACAACGCCCACAGTATGGGTGTGATGGCTATCGCCTGCACCAGAGACTGCCAGAGGATCGTcagtgggggaggagagggacag ATCCGTGTGTGGGAGATTCTCAAGGGATCCTACAGGCTGGTTGAGACGATGAAGGAGCACAAGGCATCAGTGAACTGCATCAAAATCAAGAGCAATGATAAGGAGTGTGTCAGTGCCAGCTCAGATGGAGCCTGTATCATATGGGACCTTGT GCGTTACGTGAGGAATCAGATGGTCCTGGCCAACAGCCTCTTCAGAAGCGTCTGCTACCACCCCGAGGAGTATCAGATTATCACCAGTGGCACGGACCGAAAG ATTGGTTACTGGGAGGTGTATGATGGGTCTGCCATTAGAGAGCTGGAAGGGTCCCTATCAGGAGCCATCAACGGCATGCATATCACTCAGGGAGGGGACCATTTTGTTACTG GTGGTGATGAGAAGCTGGTGAAGGTCTGGCACTACTCCGACGGTGTGGTGACCCACGTGGGCATCGGACACAGTGGCAACATTACCAGCGTGCAGATCTGCCCGAACAACAAGCACGTcatcagcaccagtgctgacgGAGCCGTACTCCGCTGGAGgttcccccacccctccacctag
- the LOC125297971 gene encoding uncharacterized protein LOC125297971 isoform X1 — MNFQYNFSNNTQDDFHQDQGVQHILSNQAGVTYFHGVAPTTRFGVINQPVIWPEYHSYQPQQNHGLLGNSTALPQFLPVTEIPVLHPIPPPWEGYHGMTLQDGVAFDPRLQGPVMFVDPRGQQHGTSVNFHPQLQAPLVAVGGVGPEYGVPVPYAPHVQTPIMYVDANGQQHGTTVPFDSQLQAPFMLVDRGGLPHGTSMLSDEYLQAPLMPMDATDLQHRTAMLFNLVPAPIEPVELIDNPQLPSIEQLAAGPSSTGLMTPALMVKIPAPKKTTEVAMCAPSGVTTESLNPQATTSTVVAEAMQVQAGQSKAKIKPQQPGTSSSRESLVVKLKSQDDTKKQQLHGVMMDADKNVFKQALKADHVETGKAEANLPKTPKSSHPENADRHKDKNRKHKHDKGGKERKEKRHKNATSPTEKTNKSGDGEKEGPDTNKKIDSSKMPEDKSKAKHKDQSKSKKAKETPINMQPRSKLGERIMHSVQVFYKLGDKIEKVKPPKPKPEAAKKSQSERPSSSGGQRGQPKIPYPVQSYRIPKVQSPSNAPERPGPSNVPDWASVRSHADQSRRPEHSQSRPSAPEIRVQRLPAPARQRHRYEVPHFFKNHAYGSVGDYGDGERIVYLKPEYRGMFPITLVNLPPLPPGAPRRFHCREYSVTITAERRAEKEAMKREAKRERDEAAKITRSNMDCSVLADRKHLPHEPWPRKDNWWETGLDEVWKFDECLLGPRDDLMFD, encoded by the exons ATGAATTTTCAATATAATTTCTCCAACAATACCCAAGATGACTTTCACCAAGATCAAG GTGTACAGCACATCCTTAGCAACCAGGCAGGAGTTACCTATTTCCATGGTGTGG CCCCTACCACTAGATTTGGAGTCATCAATCAGCCAGTGATTTGGCCTGAGTACCATAGTTATCAGCCCCAGCAAAACCATGGGCTGCTCGGCAACTCCACTGCTCTACCGCAGTTCCTGCCTGTCACCGAAATCCCAGTCCTCCACCCTATCCCTCCTCCATGGGAGGGATACCATGGGATGACCCTCCAGGATGGAGTAGCCTTTGATCCCCGGCTACAAGGCCCTGTGATGTTTGTGGATCCTAGGGGCCAACAGCATGGCACCTCTGTGAACTTCCATCCACAGCTGCAAGCGCCCCTTGTGGCTGTGGGTGGTGTAGGCCCAGAGTATGGTGTCCCTGTTCCCTATGCTCCACACGTGCAGACCCCCATCATGTATGTAGATGCCAATGGGCAGCAGCATGGCACTACTGTGCCTTTCGACTCACAGCTGCAGGCCCCCTTCATGTTGGTGGACAGAGGAGGTCTACCTCATGGCACCTCTATGCTCTCTGATGAATATCTACAAGCACCCTTGATGCCGATGGATGCCACAGACCTACAGCATAGGACCGCTATGCTCTTCAATCTAGTACCAGCACCAATTGAACCAGTTGAGCTCATCGACAACCCACAGTTGCCATCGATTGAGCAGCTGGCTGCTGGACCAAGCAGCACTGGCCTGATGACACCAGCCCTGATGGTAAAGATTCCAGCCCCGAAGAAGACCACTGAAGTGGCAATGTGTGCCCCAAGTGGTGTGACTACTGAGTCGTTGAATCCACAGGCAACCACGTCCACAGTGGTTGCAGAGGCCATGCAGGTGCAAGCTGGCCAGTCAAAGGCCAAGATTAAGCCCCAGCAACCAGGTACCAGCAGTTCAAGGGAGAGCCTGGTGGTCAAGCTCAAAAGCCAGGATGACACCAAGAAACAGCAGCTGCATGGTGTCATGATGGATGCTGACAAAAATGTTTTCAAACAGGCACTGAAGGCTGATCATGTCGAGACGGGCAAGGCAGAAGCCAACCTGCCCAAGACACCTAAGAGCAGCCACCCTGAGAATGCTGACAGGCACAAAGACAAGAACAGAAAGCACAAGCATGACAAGggtggaaaagagaggaaggaaaaacGGCACAAGAACGCAACAAGCCCGACCGAGAAAACAAACAAGTCTggtgatggagagaaggaggggccAGACACCAACAAGAAAATAGACAGTTCAAAGATGCCTGAAGATAAGTCAAAGGCTAAGCACAAGGACCAGTCCAAGAGCAAGAAGGCCAAAGAAACACCCATCAACATGCAACCCAGAAGCAAACTTGGAGAACGCATCATGCACTCTGTGCAAGTCTTCTATAAGCTTGGAGACAAGATTGAGAAAGTCAAGCCCCCGAAACCAAAACCAGAGGCTGCCAAGAAGTCTCAGTCTGAGCGTCCCAGCTCATCTGGCGGTCAAAGGGGGCAGCCAAAGATCCCCTACCCAGTGCAGTCTTACAGGATCCCTAAGGTGCAGAGCCCAAGCAACGCGCCGGAGCGGCCAGGACCAAGCAACGTGCCAGACTGGGCATCTGTGCGCTCTCATGCTGACCAGTCACGCCGCCCAGAGCACAGTCAAAGCAGGCCTTCCGCACCCGAGATAAGGGTCCAGAGGCTGCCAGCACCTGCCCGCCAAAGACATCGCTACGAGGTGCCGCACTTCTTCAAGAACCATGCCTATGGCAGTGTGGGCGACTACGGGGACGGAGAGAGGATCGTCTACCTGAAGCCTGAGTACCGTGGCATGTTCCCCATCACCCTCGTCAACTTGCCGCCACTGCCCCCCGGGGCGCCCCGGCGCTTCCACTGCCGGGAGTACTCCGTCACCATCACCGCCGAGCGCCGTGCCGAGAAAGAGGCCATGAAGCGCGAGGCCAAGCGGGAGAGGGATGAGGCCGCCAAGATCACACGCAGCAACATGGACTGCAGTGTGCTGGCCGACCGCAAGCATCTGCCGCATGAGCCGTGGCCGAGGAAGGACAACTGGTGGGAGACCGGACTGGACGAAGTGTGGAAGTTCGATGAGTGTTTGCTGGGCCCCAGGGATGACTTGATGTTCGACTGA